A stretch of Cicer arietinum cultivar CDC Frontier isolate Library 1 chromosome 5, Cicar.CDCFrontier_v2.0, whole genome shotgun sequence DNA encodes these proteins:
- the LOC101515775 gene encoding coiled-coil domain-containing protein SCD2-like isoform X3 has protein sequence MDRRRTESPVYTRQWSGGSSSTGSSSPVMSPAHPQSRLGPTSTGLSTVKRTQNVAAKAAAQRLARVMASQTVDDDDEDDDLGFRYGAPPPSAFSSFSSNKSSSANATGIPPISVARPNRSPSPALGRNFVEYNRSVRSASAGRPAVSVRSTAVVPPPKSTIRTPMAVPPIDPPTNRNREKRFAPDITIRQLNSKDSGDQREASALRDELDMLQEENDALLEKLRQAEEKRQEEEARSRELEKQVASLGEGVSLEAKLLSRKEAALRQREAALLAAKQTRNERDEDITALRVEIQNLKDDAAAAEEQRQDAEAEAKSLRTMTQRMILTQEEMEEVVLKRCWLARYWGLSVKHGICADIAQSKYEHWSALAPLPFELVISAGQKAKEESWNKSADGSDRSKIVRDLNDLAGEGNIESMLSVEMGLRELASLKVEDAVVLALAQHRRPNLIRQSVLDSKSPGDAKYSEAFDHLMILC, from the exons ATGGACCGGAGGAGAACCGAGAGTCCAGTCTACACGCGGCAGTGGAGCGGTGGTTCCAGCAGCACAGGCTCATCATCACCGGTGATGTCGCCGGCTCATCCTCAGTCACGGCTGGGTCCTACTTCCACCGGCCTCTCCACCGTCAAGCGCACGCAAAACGTAGCTGCTAAAGCCGCCGCGCAGCGCCTTGCTCGCGTCATGGCGTCTCAGACCGTCGACGACGACGATGAAGACGACGATCTCGGATTCCGTTACGGTGCTCCGCCTCCTTCCGCTTTTTCTTCCTTCTCCAGCAACAAGAGTTCTAGTGCTAATGCAACCGGCATCCCTCCGATTTCAGTCGCGAGGCCTAACAGATCTCCTTCTCCTGCG TTAGGTCGGAACTTTGTAGAATATAATCGTTCAGTGCGTTCAGCATCAGCTGGAAGACCGGCAGTTTCAGTTCGCTCAACAGCGGTGGTGCCACCTCCCAAATCAACTATCCGAACACCTATGGCTGTACCTCCAATCGATCCTCCTACCAATAGGAATAGAGAGAAAAG GTTTGCACCAGACATCACTATCAGGCAACTTAACTCCAAAGACTCAGGAGATCAGCGTGAAGCATCTGCACTTCGTGATGAA CTTGATATGCTACAAGAAGAGAATGATGCTTTATTAGAAAAG CTAAGACAAGCAGAGGAAAAACGCCAAGAAGAGGAGGCCAGGTCTAGGGAACTTGAGAAACAG GTTGCTTCTCTGGGAGAAGGTGTATCCCTGGAAGCCAAACTGCTGAGCAG GAAAGAAGCCGCTTTGCGTCAAAGAGAG GCTGCTCTTTTGGCTGCAAAACAAACAAGGAATGAAAGGGATGAGGATATCACAGCTCTTCGTGTCGAAATACAG AACCTAAAAGATGACGCTGCTGCAGCAGAGGAACAACGGCAAGATGCCGAGGCCGAAGCAAAGTCTCTTCGAACAATGACACAGAGAATGATTTTGACACAAGAAGAAATG GAGGAAGTGGTCCTGAAGAGATGTTGGCTTGCCCGCTACTGGGGTCTTTCTGTAAAACATG GCATATGTGCAGATATAGCCCAGTCCAAGTATGAACATTGGTCTGCTTTAGCTCCTCTTCCTTTTGAACTTGTCATATCTGCTGGACAAAAGGCTAAGGAGGAATCTTGGAACAAAA GTGCTGATGGTTCAGATAGAAGCAAAATTGTTCGTGATTTGAATGATCTCGCCGGGGAAGGAAACATAGAGAGTATGCTTTCGGTTGAGATGGGTTTGAGGGAACTTGCTTCTTTGAAG
- the LOC101515442 gene encoding uncharacterized protein, giving the protein MAFLASKFVHQSTLHLRLTPFQYLRKVVPKSFVAVEASENFTNQNDNGSIREEGNKKVPEWKRIGSKELGVHNSSIGVTIKKVLNGLKKRGYDVYLVGGCVRDLILKQTPKDFDIITSAELKEVMKVFSWCKIVGRRFPICHVHMDGTIVEVSSFNTARCKKSVEFSHHRQAPNDCDEKDLLRWMNCLNRDFTINGLMLDPYARIVYDYMGGIEDLRKAKVRTIIXADISFQEDCARILRAIRIAARLGFSISKETAHFVKNLSSSVLKLDKNRLLMEINYMLAYGSGEASLRLLWKFGLLDILLPFQAAYFAHHGFRRRDKRTNMLLSLFSNLDKLLAPNRPCHSSLWFGILALHKALSDRPRDPLVVAAFSLAVHNGGNLLEAVNIAGMINKPHDMRFPELLDPSGLDTEALEAGVRDLAESVRGTLLQMTDEHFVSQAMADYPQAPNSDLVFIPLGLYVKAFSIFESVKRSANRKCLSKQGMKIDYESLADGNLQEIRHVFARIVFDTVFPLHQDQDQSLKSSWVPQGG; this is encoded by the exons ATGGCGTTCCTCGCTTCAAAATTCGTACACCAATCCACTCTTCATCTTCGTCTCACTCCCTTCCAATATCTTCGTAAG GTTGTGCCGAAATCTTTTGTTGCGGTTGAGGCATCTGAGAATTTCACGAACCAAAATGATAACGGATCAATTCGTGAAGAAG GAAATAAGAAGGTCCCTGAATGGAAGAGGATAGGTTCCAAAGAGCTTGGAGTTCATAATTCTTCCATTGGAGTCACTATCAAGAAGGTTCTTAACGGCCTGAAGAAAAGGG GATATGATGTATACCTTGTAGGAGGTTGTGTACGGGATCTTATTCTAAAGCAAACACCAAAGGATTTTGATATTATAACTTCAGCAGAGTTAAAAGAG GTGATGAAAGTATTTTCCTGGTGTAAGATAGTTGGCAGACGTTTCCCTATATGCCATGTTCACATGGATGGTACCATTGTCGAG GTGTCAAGTTTTAACACTGCCAGATGCAAGAAGAGTGTCGAATTCTCTCATCATAGACAAGCACCCAATGATTGTGATGAGAAGGACCTTCTTCGGTGGATGAATTGTTTAAACCGGGACTTCACAATTAATGG GTTGATGCTTGACCCATATGCAAGAATTGTTTATGATTACATGGGAGGAATAGAAGATCTTAGAAAAGCTAAA GTACGAACTATAATT NNTGCTGATATTTCATTTCAGGAGGATTGTG CTCGCATTCTACGTGCAATTAGAATTGCTGCTCGCCTAGGATTTAGTATTTCTAAGGAAACAGCAcattttgttaaaaatctgtCTTCTTCAGTATTAAAACTTGATAAG AATAGGCTCCTAATGGAAATAAATTATATGCTAGCTTATGGTTCCGGTGAAGCTTCTTTGAGGCTATTATGGAAATTTGGACTGCTAGATATACTTCTTCCCTTCCAG GCTGCTTATTTTGCTCATCACGGGTTTCGAAGGAGGGACAAAAGAACCAATATGCTTTTG TCTCTCTTCTCCAATTTAGATAAGCTTTTGGCTCCAAATCGTCCATGTCATAGTAGCTTATG GTTTGGGATCCTAGCATTACATAAAGCATTGAGTGATCGACCAAGGGACCCCTTGGTGGTTGCTGCATTTAGCCTTGCAGTCCATAATGGTGGAAATTTGTTGGAAGCAGTGAACATAGCAGGGATGATTAACAAACCGCATGATATGAGATTTCCTGAACTATTAGATCCTTCAGGTTTGGATACAGAGGCATTGGAAGCTGGCGTTAGGGATCTCGCAGAGTCTGTTAGAGGGACATTGTTGCAAATGACTGATGAGCATTTTGTATCTCAGGCTATGGCTGACTATCCTCAAGCCCCTAATTCAGACCTA GTGTTCATTCCATTAGGATTGTACGTAAAAGCATTCAGCATTTTTGAATCTGTGAAAAGGAGCGCTAATAGGAAATGTTTGTCAAAGCAAGGGATGAAAATTGATTATGAGTCCTTAGCTGATGGTAATTTACAAGAAATAAGACACGTTTTTGCAAGAATTGTATTTGATACCGTGTTCCCACTTCACCAAGATCAGGACCAGTCATTAAAGAGCAGCTGGGTTCCACAGGGAGGCTAG